Genomic DNA from Peribacillus simplex:
GCAGTGGCTAAATCTCTCCGACTATCGTCCTGTTGTATGGCCGATAGGAATTTTGATTGTAGAATTCGGCTTTTGGTCGTATTCTAGCTCTATGGATGTCAGTCGATATGATATCATCGCCTTCCCTTTTCATGGAGTTTTGATGCAAACGATCATTCCTCTGATATTGTTGGGAATTGCTATGGTTAGTAAAAGAAATAGACAAAGAAAGGGAAAGAAATCAAGCTAACCTTTTCTGCGAACTTTTTGATCTTTTGTTTAAGAGGCTTGAAAAAGTATGGGCATGAAAGTAGGCAAAAGGAGCTCTATCTTAATGTTATAGTCTGCAACCATTCCATTTTCGAATGGTTTTTTTGTTGTGAGGAAAAGTGAAAAACTGGAGATTGTCAGATGTACTTTGCAGCAAGTTAAAATAATTAACAAATTTTTTCAAACCGTTTGGAAGTTTGGCACGTTATCTATAGTACAAAGGTTTTTTTAGAAAGGAGAGAAGGAAGACTTGAAAAAGGTTATTTTTGTCGGGTGGATATCATTGATGGCAGTCTTGTTAGGATTTTCACCAGAAATGGGTTCGAAACAGGGGCAAGCTGTCAACGATGTCGTAAAAGTATATGGACCAGGTGGCCCTCTTGGACCTATCAAGGAAGTGGCGGAACAATTCACCAAAGAAACGGGGATAAAAGTTGAAGTAACAGCGGGACCCGAAGAAAAATGGATTGATCAAGCCAAACAGGATGCGGATATCATTTACGGAGGGTCCGAGTATATGCTAACTGAATTTATGCATAATCATCCGGATGTCCTTGATGAAAAAAACCGTACAGAACTGTATGCACGATCAGCTGGAATTCTGGTTAGAAAAGGAAACCCAAAGAATATACAGTCATTGGAGGATTTAACGAAGAAGGGCGTAAAGATTGTGGATGTTAATGGAGCCGGGCAACTGGGACTATGGGAAGATTTGGCCGGAAGAAAAGGATTGATTCCTGGAATTAGCAGTAATATTGACATTTCAGTGAAGTCCAGTGCAGAAGCTATCGATTTATGGAAGGCAAATTCTAAATTGGACGCCTGGATTACATATGAATCCTGGCATTACCGTCTGTCGGATGTGACGGACCTGGTTCAACTCCCTGAGGAAGACAAACTTTATAGAGGAACCCCGGTAAGCATAACAAATAAGAGTGAAAACAAGAAAAAGGCAAAACAATTCATTGATTATCTTAAAACGGAAGAATCCCATCAAGTATTTCAAAAATGGGGATGGAAGTAAATTGAAGAGGAGTGGGAGTATATGAAAAAGTGGATGGTATTTTCAGTTTTTATGATGGTCCTAGTTTTGGCGGCATGTGGAAATGAAGCTAATGATTCAGCTCAAAAGGATAAAGTGGTTAGTGGTACTGCCGATGAAAAAGCAGTAAGCCTAAAATTATTGGAAAGTGAAACAACAGGCGAATACCTGGCTGATTCCAAGGGAATGACACTTTACTTTTTCAAGAATGATAAATCAGGAAAAAGCAATTGCATGGGGGATTGCCTGAAAAAATGGCCGCCGTTCATGGAAAGGGATTTTGCTGTCCCTAAAGGATTTGACGAAAAAGACTTTGGAACCATTAAAAGGGAAGATACAAGGGAGGAACAGGTAACCTACAAAGGATTTCCACTCTACTATTTTGTGAATGATAAGGCAGCGGGAGATGTCAATGGCGAAGGTGTGAAAAATGTTTGGTATATTGTAAATAACAAGACGGTTTTTCCAAAATAAGAAAAAGGGGACGATCACTGATGGTCGTTCCTGTTATTCGTTTTTTCCAAATTTACTTGTGAGGAGTTGCAGGTGCGATTGAAAGAAAAACTTGATAAGGAATTGATGGCATTAGTAATGAAAAAGCATCGTCCTGCTCTGGAAGAACTTTATGACCGGCATATTAAATTAATCTATGGTTTTATTTTTAAGTTCACAAATGGAAATGCTGAAAAAACTAAAGAGATCGTGCAGTTGGTCTTTCTAAAGCTCTGGACCACAAAAAGCAGTTACAATCCAGAAAAGGGGCACTTTGTAAGCTGGCTTTTGACCGTTACACGAAATGTGTGTGTGGATTATGTCCGTAAAGACAGCGTTCATATCCGGAATAACAAACACATGGACATGAGCCATCCAATTGACATAGAAGATCCTAATAATGATATAGAAAATGGACTATTACACAGTGAAATTGCCAATGCAAAAAGTAAGTTAAGCAAGCCGCAAAAAAGGCTGATTGATTTATTGTATTGGAAAGGGTACTCGTTAACGGAAATTGCCAAAATTGAAAATGAGCCGATTGGTACCATCAAGAGCAGACTTCACCAGTCGCTTAAATTATTGAAAAAGTATTTGGAAGTAGGTGGTTTGTAAATGGATAAAGAGTGCACTAACCTGCTTTCATTTTTATCGGGAGAACTGGGAGAAAAAGAAAAAAAAGCATTCGCGGAACACTTACTTCAATGCACTGAATGCACTAGGGAGTATGAACAAATGACGGAAGCCTGGAATTCATTGAAATGGGATTTCGAAGAAATAGAACCTTCTTCTTCCCTGAAATCAGAGGTTATGAATTTTGTCTTTGAGACTGATGATGAAGTTCCGGTGAGAAGGGAAAAGAATTGGAGTAGTTTTTTCTTTAAGCAGTTTACACCAGTAACTTCAGGTCTCTTGCTGGCCACCCTGGTTTTGGCGTTTGTGCTGTTATATTCCAATATCCAACTGAAAAAAGAACTTGCAGCTGTCGATCTGCCAATGGAGGTTAAAACGTCGCTATCTTTGCAGCCTGCCGATAAGACCGCTGTAAATATGAATACGGACGGTGCTGCTTACATTTTGCAGCAAGGTGAAGAAAGAAGGCTGATCGTTCAGATTCAGAATTTGCCTAGCCTTCAAAAGTCCGAGGTATATCAGGTGTGGTTGCTGAAAGATGGAAAACGGACAAATGCAGGAACTTTCAAGCCTGATGAAGCCGGCACAGGATCATTGACATACAAACTGTCCATTAATGATAAATTCAATCAAATTGGCATCACAAGGGAACCAGATTCAAAAAGTACAAAGCCGAGAGGTGAAAAAATAGTTGGATCTTCTTAAAAATTAAGAGACTTGCCCGCAAAGGGGAAGTTTCTTATTTACTGTTCTTACCTGCATTTAATAGTTAAGTGATTGATTTAAAATGGAAGCCCATATGAATTGGAATATAAGTGTTTACCATTACACTAGCAACGAATAACAAGCATGTCGCTTGGGGGCAAATGGACATGTTGATGGACAAACGTTGTCATTTTCATGGTGCCTATTTATTCATTAAGTCCCCACAGTACTCCCGGATCAACGCTGAGGCTTTCGTTTGGCTGATGGAGAGGTCCTTCGCGACTTTCCTTGATGATTTATAAGTTTGGTAAGATTTCCTGATCAATATCCGTTTCGTTTCATCAAGTGCTTTATCGAGAGAAGTGGGGAGATCAATCTGTGTGACCTGTTCAACGTTCTCGGTTATCATTTCAGGCAAGTCGGACATTAGGATAACGGAGTCACTTATTAAGACCAGCTTTCAATCAAGTTTTCGAGCTGGCGTTGGTCGCTTACTTTACTTTGGCAGAGGCAACAATGGCCACTATATTACCGAAGGCACCACATTTCATCCAGGATCTTGATATAGGAATCGTCGCCATTACCTTTAACCTTATCGTCATGCTGGCTGTCAGTGCTTTTACAAGAAAAGACCAACAAGCGATTCAGGAAGAAGAGCCGGTTAAACGAATCATCACTTCTTGATCATAGGAAGAGCGGTCTATTAGAAACAGTCCTATTCGCCTTATCTTCTATGACTATCGATAAAGAACCATTCAAAAAAGGATAGCCTTTAAAGCTATCCTTTTTGTAGTTTTCAACCATGAATTTGCATAATTGATACGTAACTAAAAGAAATGTGTTAAGTTGAACTAAAATGATTTGGAGGCAGTGATGAAATACGAGATTATCTTATTTGATGTTGATGATACATTGCTAGACTTTGGAATATCGGAAAAAAAAGCACTGCATGAAGTCTTCTTGGAGTTCGGTTTGCCCACAGGGGCGGAGGATTATGCGGGATGCTACCAAGAAATCAGTCAGGTATTATGGAGGGATTTGGAACAGGGACTTATTGATTTAACAAATCTGGGAGTGGAAAGGTTCAAGCGATTGTTCCTGAAGCATGGGCTTGATATCGATGCGGAATCGTTCAGCCGTGCGTACCTTGGACATTTGGGAAAGGAAATACATCTTCTGCCCGGGGCTTTAGAGGTTTGCGAGAAGCTTGGAGGATGCCGGCTGGCTATTATAACAAATGGCTTCACGACAGTGCAGACAGCAAGAATCGGGGGATCACCACTTTGCAATACCTTTGAGACTTTGATAATTTCCCAAGAGGCTGGGTTTCAGAAGCCTGATAAAGGGATTTTTGATTATGCATGTTCCAAGTTAAAGGTCACGGATAAATCGAAAGCGTTGATGGTGGGTGACTCCTTGACATCAGATATACAGGGTGGTTTGAATTATGGAATGGATACATGCTGGTACAATCCCCATCAAAAGGATAATAATCTGGGAATCAAGCCCACCTATGAAATCCGGGCGCTCACTGATCTTTTGGAGATTGTAGGAAGCAAGGAAGTATAGTGAGGTATATAAAAAAACAGAAGCAGCTCGTCCGAGTGATAGGACGTGCAGCCTCTGTTATTAATCATGCCAGAGATTTTATTCAGTTCAAATCCAGCTCATGTGGCTTGATTGTTTGATCCTTTTCAATCTTTCTGCTGAAATGCGGTGATAATATACAAAGCACCAGGGAAATTGCAAGACCTGCCATCATGAATCCGCCAAATACCAAAGGGGATGGGCCATATGATTCCGCCATGCCAGTCCAGATGAGCGGACCGAAACCTGCTATGGCTGCCGCGACCTGATAACCGACAGATAATCCAGTATAACGGACCTTGGCTGGAAAGAGCTCCGAGAATAATGTCCCTTGTGTAGAAAAAATGGCACCCCAGATGACGCCGAGTACAACTGCCTGCATAATGTAGAACCAGCCGACCCCACGCCCAATCATTGTGAAATATGGGATGGCTAAGATGAAAAGGAGAATCAGGCCTCCAAAATAAATGATTTTTCGATCGATGAAATCTGAAATGTAACCAATGACAGGAATGGTAATTAGCATTGTAGCGCAGCCAATCGTTAAACCGGTAAGGGCTGAATCTTGGGAATAACCAAAATACAGTGTAGTGAAGACCAGAACATAGGACATGATGAATACATTGAAGAACCCGTCCCCAATTTTCAGTCCGATCACTTGCAGCACACTTCTCCAATCGTGTTTTAACGTTTCGATAATGGGAACTTTCGCAAGATCACCGCTATCTTTCTGCTGCTTGAATTCCGGCGTTTCTTCAATGCCACTCCTTACCCAGATTGCCAATGCGATCAGTACACCGCTTAAAAGGAATGGTATCCGCCAACCCCAAGCTAAAAATTGGGCATCGGTTGTCAAGGAACTGATAAGAGTTAGGCTGAACGAACCGGCAACCAAACCAATGGGTACCCCTAGTTGGGGAATGGATCCATATAAACCACGGACACCCTTTGGAGCAGACTCCGTTGCCAATAGGATGGCTCCGCCCCATTCACCTCCCAAGGAAATTCCTTGAATCAACCTCAGCACCACCAAGATGGCGGGGGCGGCCAATCCAACCTGGGCATATGTGGGCAGAACACCGATAAGCATTGAACTCCCTCCCATCCCAATAAGGGTGAACATGAGTGCTGCCTTCCGTCCGATGCGATCACCCATATGGCCGAATAGGATACTTCCGATTGGACGGGCAGCGTAACCAGCCCCGAAAGTGACAAAGGCGAGAAGAAGTGAAATCGCAGGATCATGATTGGGAAAGAATAGAGTTGTAAAAACTAGGCCTGTTGCTGTCCCGTATAAATAGAAATCATACCACTCAATAACGGAACCAGCTAAACTAGCGAAAAGAACTCGACTTTTTTTCATGGAAATGCTCCTTTAATGCGTAGTATTTCATCAAAATTGTTTACAGCAATAAATAAAGCTGAAATGAACAAAAATGATGCTTTAGGAATATAAGTAAAAAACTGGATTATTTAGATTATTTTAGAGGGCTTATCCATACTGGTCAATATATTTCTGATTTTTCTGAAAAAATGAAGCGAATAACTTAGCTTTCATCACCTGTATTGGCATATAATTCATTCTAAAGTAATGGGAATAAGGATTTGATCTTACCGGGTAAAATGAAAAAGTTTTAACTAAGGGGGAGAAGTAAACTCGAAACATTTAGAATTTTTTGTGTATAGAAGAGTGGCAAATTGGAAATCATGTGGATAAGGAAATGAAAAAGAAGAAAGGATAAGATTTCAAGAAATAATAATAATATCCAAGTTATTTAGTATAATAGAAAAAAGGTTAAGGAGTTGGTTTCGTATGGAGAAGCAATTGCCAGGAACATCGCTTGAACCTGAAGAGATGGCTGAAATGGTTTTAAAAAAGGCCCTTAGTGATTATCGGAAAGCACAAATCGAAAAAGAAATCGATGACTCATTAAGAAATCGAGATAAGGAAGAGTTCCTTCGTTTAACTGAAATATTGAAGGGCATTTCATGAAATTTCATACACTGTGAAAAAGACAAGTAGTAATGATATTGAAAGTGCACCTAAAAGCCAGCATGGCTTGATAATTTAAATAAGATGAAGATGAAGCTTTATATAACTGGAACATTCTAATTAAATAGCAATCTATAGGATTATAATATTTTACATTGTAAGCGCTTTCTTGTATAATTAAATAAAGAAAACTATGGAGAGTAGATGTAAGTGGTCTAATGCGGGATACACAGGTATTAGTGACTGAAATGTTCATGCACCGGGATAATGACTAAAAGGGGGAAAAGAATATGAAAAAGGATGGAGTGTCGTTGATTGAATTTGTTCAGGAGGATCGATTTGAACTAAGCTCCTACATTACTTCTTTATTTAACAAACTAAATGACTATGTTCCCAAAAGTCTTAAAGATAAAAGGTGAATGACAATAAAAAATGGGTCAGGAAGATCTGCATGACTTCCTGATTCATTTTTTATTTTGTTTTTGGGATTTAGAGTTCTGAGGCACTCAAGTCAAAGGTGTAATAATTGACAATGAGAATCGTTATCGACTAAAATGATTCATTATTAGTATATCGATTGGAGTTGTTCATATTGTTCGTTCAGATGAGAAAAATGGTTGTAAAAGAAGGAAATGCAGAACAAGTAGTAAAACGGTTCAGCGGGGAAGGGATCATTGAAAAGCAGGAGGGGTTCATCGATTTAAGTGTGATGGTGAAAAAAGTGCGACGCGGCGATAAAGAGGTCATCATTATGATCAATTGGGAGTCGGAGGCGCATTGGAAGCAGTGGGAAAAGAGTGAAGCCCATATCGCAGGACATAAAGCAAACCTTGGGAAACCAAAGCCTGAATATATCGTCAGTTCGGAAGGATCATTATATGAAGTGAAGGCTATTAAAAAGGCAGAGAAATAACGGACTGGCCTTTTTTTACACTCTGTACATCAGAAAAGTTAAGTTACTGGGCGGAATATCCCATTTCCAACTATCGCGTCGCATAGGGATGCGGAATGGGTGCCGTTCACATACAATAGTTTACCTTCACTAAAATTCAGGCTCCCATTATGGGTGCCTCTTTTTGTTGATGGGATCATCTCAAAATAGGTTTATGATATTCCTATTCTGTTGATATAGTAAAATATTTTTTTAGAATGGTGTCTGGTGTCTTTGATGGAAAAGTGAAGAGTGGGAGAGAGGAGGTCGTTTAGTATGTTAATATTTATGAACTAATAAGGGGTTTAGTTCTTAGGGTGGCTAGGATTCCTAAGATAAAATCAATTAAGTTTAGAAATATTAATATTTAAAAATACCATTAAGATGTCTTTAAAGTAGTGGTTAGTTTATCTGAAACTAAGACTGGTCCCAGATGGGATTTAGATTACGACGAAGAAGCAAACTCCCTGGAAATGCTTTTAATTAAATATTCAAGCACATTTCCATATCCATCAATGTTTTGAAATGTGGAGAAGATAGAATATTAAAAAAAATCCAAAAAAAGTGTTTACAGGGAAAAAATTTCATTGTAGTATTTCCTTATAAAGTAAATGAAATCGATTTCATCCATGGTCGCGATTATGGTCAAGCTTTAATCAGAACTGGAAGTGGGATAGGCATGAACTAGTTCAAGTTTAAGGATGATTAGATATTATTGCGCCGGGATAGGTGTTCAAATTTTTCTTCAGGGGGAACTCTTAAAAGAAATGAAATCGATTTCATTACCAGATTAACAGGCTTTGATATTTGGATTGAGCTAGAAATCCAATTGATTGATCCTAGAAAGAAACATGGATGGATTTTTTCTATAGTCAAATGAAATCGATTTCATTTGACGACGATACTTATACTGGCTTGAGATCAACAAAACACTTTATTTTAGGGAGGAAAAAACATGTCTTCAGTAACACATGAGGTGAAAAAATTAAAAAACTATATAAATGGTAAGTGGATTGAGTCCACTTCAAAGGAAACGGAAATTGTGTTCAACCCTGCAACTGGTGAGGCGATTGCCGAGGTGCCACTTTCAACTAGGGAAGATGTGGATCGTGCGGTTCAAGTGGCGGATGAGGCATTTAAAAAGTGGTCGCAGGTTGCTGTCCCGAAACGGGCTCGAATATTGTTCAAATATCAGCAGCTCCTTGTGGAAAATTGGGAAGAACTTGCTAAACTGGTCACTATCGAAAATGGTAAAAGCCTATCGGAATCTATTGGTGAAGTACAGCGGGGCATCGAGTGTGTCGAGTTTGCGGCGGGTGCACCTACACTGATGATGGGCAAGCAGCTTCCGGATATCGCGACAAACATTGAATCGGGCATGTACCGTTACCCAATCGGTGTAATCGGCGGCATCACCCCATTTAACTTTCCGATGATGGTCCCTTGCTGGATGTTCCCGCTTGCGATCGCATGTGGCAATACATTCGTGTTAAAGCCATCTGAACGTACACCATTGCTTGCAGCACGCATTGTTGAACTATTTGAGGAAGCAGGTCTTCCTAAAGGAGTACTGAACATTGTTAATGGAGCACATGATGTGGTTAATGGGCTTCTGGACCATAAAGATGTGAAAGCTATCTCCTTCGTCGGTTCACAGCCAGTTGCAGAATATGTGTATAAAACAGGCACGGCTAACTTGAAGCGCGTCCAGGCTCTTGCGGGAGCGAAGAATCACTCGATTGTCTTGAAAGATGCAAATCTTGATATGACAGCCAAGGAAATAACAAGTGCGGCTTTTGGGTCTGCCGGTGAGCGTTGCATGGCCGCTGCGGTTGTTGTCGTAGAAGAAAGTGTAGCGGACGAGCTAGTTGGAAAATTGAAACAGGCAGCAGATGCCATTACGATCGGTAATGGTCTGGATGACGGTGTTTTTCTTGGTCCGGTGATCCGGGAAGGAGCTAAAAAGAGGACCATCGATTACATCGAATCAGGTATAGCTCAAGGTGCGACACTTGTACGTGATGGCCGTAAAGATGAGGCAGCAAGCGGCAATGGATATTACCTAGGGGCTACGATTTTTGATCATGTTACACAGGAAATGAAAATCTGGCAAGATGAAATTTTTGCACCAGTGCTCTCCGTTGTCCGTGCCAAAGATTTAACGGAAGCCGTTGAGATTGCCAATGCTTCACCACTGGCTAACGGGGCTTGCCTTTATACGGACAGTGCTGCTGATGTACGCCAGTTCCGTGAAACGATACATGCCGGGATGTTGGGCATTAACGTGGGGGTTCCTGCGCCTATGGCATTCTTCCCATTCTCTGGATATAAAGATTCATTCTATGGTGATCTTCATGCAAATGGAACCGACGGTGTGGAGTTCTATACACGTAAAAAAATGGTGACTGCACGCTACGTGAAATAAGTGAAACGAAAAAGACTTTGCAAGATGGCCCGTTTGGATACGGGCCGGATTTTTTGAAAACCAAGGAGGTACATATGAGTAAACTGCTTCAAAAACCGGTAAAAAAAGAGGTCGCTGAAGGTGTTACAGTCGTTCAAGCAGTAACGAAAGGAAATTCTCCTTTAGAATTTGTTGAATTCAAAATAGTGGAGTTGGTTCCTGATGCTGAATATTCGGAATCGTTAAATAAAACAGAATGCTGCATTGTTGCTCTTACGGGAAAAATCAATGTGGCTGTAGGCGAAAATGTATACCGTGATTTAGGCACACGCGATAGTGTATTTGATAAAGTGCCAACTGATAGCATTTACGTGTCAAATGATAGAGGCTTTAAAATGGAAGCGATAACCAAGGCCAGAGTGGCGCTGTGTTATTCGCCTTCTGATAAGCAACTTCCGACTAAATGGATTAAAGCGGGGGATATTGACGTGGAACATAGGGGCATTTTGAGCAATAAGCGGATGGTGCATAATATATTACCGGATTCAGCTCCGTATGCGAATAGCCTTCTGGTGGTTGAAGTATACACAGAAAGCGGAAACTGGTCGAGCTATCCTCCGCATAAACATGATCAGGATAACTTACCAAATGAGTCGTTATTGGAAGAGTCCTATTATCATGAAATGAACCCGCCTCAAGGATTCGTTTTTCAGCGAGTATATACAGATGACCGTTCGATTGATGAGACCATGTCGGTTGAAAACGGCGATGTCGTACTTGTACCCGCCGGTTATCATCCGGTAGGCGTACCTGATGGTTATGAATCCTATTATTTGAATGTTATGGCCGGTCCGACAAGGACATGGAAATTTTTCAATGATCCCGATCACGAGTGGATCCTGAATCGTTAAAGGAAAAGGAGCTGTTAACCGGATGAACTATACTTTTAATATCGATAGGGAAATTGACTTGATTGCCATAGGCCGTGCCTGCATCGACTTGAATGCCAATGAATATAACCGTCCGATGGAAGATACCATGACATTCACAAAATACGTGGGCGGTTCACCTGCCAATGTTGCCATCGGAAGTGCAAAATTAGGCTTGAAAGTCGGATTCATCGGTAAGCTTGCAGATGATCAGCACGGCCGTTTCATCGAGAGTTATATGCGTGAGGCAGGTGTTGATACATCGAATATGGTAATCGATCAAGAAGGGCATAAAACGGGACTGGCCTTCACGGAAATTAAAAGTCCTGAAGAATGCAGTATCCTGATGTATCGGGATGATGTAGCCGACCTTCATTTAGCACCTTCGGAAGTGCATGAAGAATATATCAAAAAATCAAAGATTTTATTGGTTTCAGGAACTGCTTTAGCAAAAAGCCCATCACGTGAGGCGGTTTTAAAAGCCGTCAGCCTTGCAAAAAGAAATGATGTAAAAGTCATATTTGAATTGGATTACCGTCCATATACATGGAATTCCATTGAAGAAACCTCCGTTTACTATTCGTTAGTCGCAGAACAATCAGACATTTTGATTGGCACTCGTGATGAATATGATGTAATGGAAAATATCGAAAAAGGTACGAATGAAAGGACCGTCCGTTACTTGTTTGAACATTCCGCAGACCTGGTCGTCATCAAACATGGCGTCGAGGGTTCATATGCCTATGCCAAATCAGGAGAAGTATTTAAAGCGAAATCCTATAAAACGAAAGTATTGAAAACATTCGGCGCAGGGGATTCATATGCTTCAGCTTTCTTATATGCGTTAGTGCGCGGCAAAGGGATTGAAAGCGCTTTGAAGTTTGGCAGTGCTTCCGCTTCCATAGTTGTAAGCAAGCACAGTTCATCTGAGGCGATGCCTGTTGCAGAAGAAATCGAGGATTTAATTGCCGAACGCGTGTAAGGAATTTATCTACATAGAGGGGTGAACAGAAGATGGGAACAGTGAGGTTGACTACAGCCCAGGCTCTGATCAAGTTTTTAAATCAGCAGTACATTCATGTTGATGGTGAAGAGTCTCCGTTTGTAGAAGGGATATTTAATGTATTCGGCCATGGGAATGTCGTTGGAATTGGTCAGGCACTCGAACAGGACGCTGGCCACTTGAAAGTGATTCAAGGAAAGAATGAGCAAGGGATGGCACACGCAGCAATCGCCTACAGCCGGGAAATGCTACGAAGGAAAATTTATGCCGTCACTACATCTGCCGGGCCAGGCTCTGCAAACTTGATAGCTGCGGCGGGGACGGCACTTGCCAACAATATTCCTGTCCTCTTACTTCCTGCTGATACATTTGCGACACGCCAGCCGGATCCGGTTCTTCAGCAACTTGAGCATGAGCATAGTACGGCCATCACAACTAATGACGCTTTTCTGGCAGTATCAAGATATTGGGATCGCGTCACTCGCCCTGAGCAGCTCATGTCCAGTCTGATCCGGGCCTTCGAGGTGATGACCGATCCCGGGAAAGCCGGGCCAGCGACGATATGCATCTCACAGGACGTAGAAGGGGAAGCATTCGATTTCGATGAACATTTTTTTGGAAAACGAGTCCATTATTTAGATCGGAAAATTCCGGTAGAACGGGAACTGCAAGGAGCTGCCGAGAGAATTAGAGCAAGTAAGAAGCCGATCATCATCGTCGGTGGCGGAGCAAGATATTCCGGAGCTCGGGATATTTTGATGAAGCTGGCAGAAAAGCATAACATTCCACTTGTGGAAACACAGGCAGGTAAATCGACGGTGGAATCATCTTTTCCTAAGAATTTGGGCGGTGTCGGCATTCTCGGTACGATGGCTGCCAATAAGGCTGCACGCCAGGCAGATCTCGTAATTGGTGTCGGGACCCGCTATACGGACTTTACGACGTCTTCCAAAACTGCATTTGATTTTGAAAGGACAAAGTTTTTGAACATTAACGTCAGCCGCCTTCAAACCTATAAATTAGATGGATTTCAGGTCGTCGCTGATGCAAAAGTGGCGCTCGAGAACCTTGAAGCGTTACTAGTAGGCTATGAAACCGAATATGGGGAAATGGTTGGAAATTGGAAGGAGGAGTGGCTTTCCGAACGGACCCGTTTAGGTCAAGTCACTTTCAGCCGTGAAAATTTCAAGCCTGAAATCAAAAGCCAGTTTTCACAGCAAGTCTTGAATGAATACTCGGATGCATTAAAAACTGAATTGGCCCAATCCACTGCGATGATTGCAATAAACGATACGGTCGATCAGGAAAGTGTGGTGGTCGGTTCAGCCGGATCACTTCCGGGTGACTTGCAGCGCCTCTGGCATTCAAGCGTGCCAAACACGTACCATCTTGAATATGGATTCTCCTGCATGGGTTACGAAATTGCAGGAACTTTAGGAGCTAAGCTTGCCCATCCAGACCGGGAAGTCTATGCAATGGTAGGGGACGGAAGTTTTCTGATGCTGCATTCGGAATTGATCACAGCCATCCAATATAATCATAAAATCAATATTTTATTGTTTGATAATTCTGGCTTTGGCTGCATCAACAATCTGCAAATGGAGAATGGCAGCGGAACATATTGCTGTGAGTTCAGAACACATGATAATCAAATCATGAATATTGATTACGCAAAAGTGGCGGAAGGGTACGGAGCCAAAACTTATCGGGCCAATACAGTCGATGAGCTGAAAGCTGCATTGGAGGATGCAAAGAAACAGTCGGTATCTACATTAATAGAAATGAAGGTTCTGCCGAAAACGATGACGGATGGTTATGACTCCTGGTGGAACGTTGGCGTGGCAGAGGTATCTGAACGAGAAAGTATACAAAGGGCATATGAAGCGAGACAAGAGAAATTAAAAATGGCCAAACAATATTAAAAGGGGGAAGTCAGAAAATGCAGGAGATTTCGTGGGGGATTGCCCCAATTGGCTGGCGTAATGATGACAT
This window encodes:
- a CDS encoding CoA-acylating methylmalonate-semialdehyde dehydrogenase, with product MSSVTHEVKKLKNYINGKWIESTSKETEIVFNPATGEAIAEVPLSTREDVDRAVQVADEAFKKWSQVAVPKRARILFKYQQLLVENWEELAKLVTIENGKSLSESIGEVQRGIECVEFAAGAPTLMMGKQLPDIATNIESGMYRYPIGVIGGITPFNFPMMVPCWMFPLAIACGNTFVLKPSERTPLLAARIVELFEEAGLPKGVLNIVNGAHDVVNGLLDHKDVKAISFVGSQPVAEYVYKTGTANLKRVQALAGAKNHSIVLKDANLDMTAKEITSAAFGSAGERCMAAAVVVVEESVADELVGKLKQAADAITIGNGLDDGVFLGPVIREGAKKRTIDYIESGIAQGATLVRDGRKDEAASGNGYYLGATIFDHVTQEMKIWQDEIFAPVLSVVRAKDLTEAVEIANASPLANGACLYTDSAADVRQFRETIHAGMLGINVGVPAPMAFFPFSGYKDSFYGDLHANGTDGVEFYTRKKMVTARYVK
- the iolB gene encoding 5-deoxy-glucuronate isomerase, which codes for MSKLLQKPVKKEVAEGVTVVQAVTKGNSPLEFVEFKIVELVPDAEYSESLNKTECCIVALTGKINVAVGENVYRDLGTRDSVFDKVPTDSIYVSNDRGFKMEAITKARVALCYSPSDKQLPTKWIKAGDIDVEHRGILSNKRMVHNILPDSAPYANSLLVVEVYTESGNWSSYPPHKHDQDNLPNESLLEESYYHEMNPPQGFVFQRVYTDDRSIDETMSVENGDVVLVPAGYHPVGVPDGYESYYLNVMAGPTRTWKFFNDPDHEWILNR
- the iolC gene encoding 5-dehydro-2-deoxygluconokinase, whose protein sequence is MNYTFNIDREIDLIAIGRACIDLNANEYNRPMEDTMTFTKYVGGSPANVAIGSAKLGLKVGFIGKLADDQHGRFIESYMREAGVDTSNMVIDQEGHKTGLAFTEIKSPEECSILMYRDDVADLHLAPSEVHEEYIKKSKILLVSGTALAKSPSREAVLKAVSLAKRNDVKVIFELDYRPYTWNSIEETSVYYSLVAEQSDILIGTRDEYDVMENIEKGTNERTVRYLFEHSADLVVIKHGVEGSYAYAKSGEVFKAKSYKTKVLKTFGAGDSYASAFLYALVRGKGIESALKFGSASASIVVSKHSSSEAMPVAEEIEDLIAERV
- the iolD gene encoding 3D-(3,5/4)-trihydroxycyclohexane-1,2-dione acylhydrolase (decyclizing) — its product is MGTVRLTTAQALIKFLNQQYIHVDGEESPFVEGIFNVFGHGNVVGIGQALEQDAGHLKVIQGKNEQGMAHAAIAYSREMLRRKIYAVTTSAGPGSANLIAAAGTALANNIPVLLLPADTFATRQPDPVLQQLEHEHSTAITTNDAFLAVSRYWDRVTRPEQLMSSLIRAFEVMTDPGKAGPATICISQDVEGEAFDFDEHFFGKRVHYLDRKIPVERELQGAAERIRASKKPIIIVGGGARYSGARDILMKLAEKHNIPLVETQAGKSTVESSFPKNLGGVGILGTMAANKAARQADLVIGVGTRYTDFTTSSKTAFDFERTKFLNINVSRLQTYKLDGFQVVADAKVALENLEALLVGYETEYGEMVGNWKEEWLSERTRLGQVTFSRENFKPEIKSQFSQQVLNEYSDALKTELAQSTAMIAINDTVDQESVVVGSAGSLPGDLQRLWHSSVPNTYHLEYGFSCMGYEIAGTLGAKLAHPDREVYAMVGDGSFLMLHSELITAIQYNHKINILLFDNSGFGCINNLQMENGSGTYCCEFRTHDNQIMNIDYAKVAEGYGAKTYRANTVDELKAALEDAKKQSVSTLIEMKVLPKTMTDGYDSWWNVGVAEVSERESIQRAYEARQEKLKMAKQY